The region caccaaccatatcagcgtactcactccaggtgtattgcTCCATTAGCAAacggagacaatgcactactaaactggtggacagcagttgcctacgacTGAAGAAAAtgtggcctctaacaactgaagagcatcatatggcctccaccagtttaaataatcctcataggaaaaaaaatgacattagggaaaaatatttgtttttgtgtcCCCTACaagctcccagagtttgtcagtttaaatacttttcaccttgtacTACATATTATTCTTTGTTACAATTTTCTAAACTATAAGACAAATAATACATTTATTCAGGAAAAACAATCTATTAGAACAGTGATAACAAATAACTGCATTTCTTGCACAAGCAGTTTTATGGATCATCGAATTCTTACCACTAACTTTCCCCTCTTTGTCTGGTTGAAGAAGGCATCATAGTTCAAATATGGTCGACATATTGGCAGCAGACTTAACGCAAGAAATTTTAAATCTCTGCAGAttccaaagaaaattaaaatttaatttattgactACTCTTACAAGATTGCCTACGTCAAGAACTGAAGATTCCTGTTTACTACATGTGTGCTGATGCCCACTGTAAGCAGGCCTCTGCATAATTATCCTGTAGGTAATTATTGCCTTTTGGTAATTATTGGAGTAGTCCTTTGAGTATTCACCCAGCAGTATTCGATAAATGGGAGAAGTGTAGTGTAACTGAGAATGCACCAAAGAAGTAGCTAAGATGGTCATGTTTGAGAGGTTAAGCATTAGCTCAGTTTGATAAGGATAGGGCAGATAATTGACAGCCTGCTCTCTGAAGGAACCATGCCAGCTCGTGTGTGTGAATGCTTCACAGAAAATCTAATTCAGCCCGAATGGGGCATATAGAATATAAGTTAAGATTGTTAAGAGCTGCAGTGCATCATTCTATCTGTTCCGCTTGATTGCAGCATTCTTTCTTATATTTTTCCTAAGATTATTTAAGTGGGATTAGTCTTCAAGAACTCTCACTTCAATTGCTGCTGTCAGTTTCAATAAAAAAATCCAAGTATGTGACTGCATCATCATATTACAACTGTTGGCCTCTGTTGTGCTGACTTAaactttggttactgttacaacacGGTGGTGCAGCATACCTGAAAAAATAGTTATTCTGGAACATCTTTATACATCTCTCAACATTTTTTGATTGCTGTGCTCATTATGCACACATTCACACGCTTGGTCCTCTTACACTGACTTGTGCGCATCTCCTCTACTGTTTCTCAAGTGAACTCAGTCTTGCATTACCACTAATACTCTTCCTTGATGTTTCTCCTGGTTAGGTTCATCTCAGAATCTTTGTTAGTTGTACATTTCTCTGTTGGAGCTATATCCCTGCTCTCCTTTATTTGTTTTGTAATTAGCTCTTGACACACATTGCCTACATACTGGATACTGATTACATACACTTTAATGGTAGACAAAACTTGGAGCAGGCACATAATATGAGCCTCCCAAATAATATTAGGGAGGTTGTTGAGCATATCACCGACTGATCCTCACTCTGTATGATACTGTGGCAGGGCTTTGAACTTATTGTAGGACACTAATGCACAATCTGACAGTCATGTGCTTTACCACCACTCCCTTTCTTGCCTTCCTGTTGTCAATGGTGAAAATTTATTGCTCATACAAGTTTCATACTAGCTGATGGTCATGTGTGCATAAGGTGTGCTGGCTTTTGTGTGAATGAATGATATGCCTTCCGATGAAAGCTTGTGTGTAACACTATCTTAATTTGTCCTGCCTGCAACTTAGCATGTCATCTTTACTGTAAGCAGTGACCTTGTTTCCTGCATTGTTGATATCTGTAGATGATTATCACAATCCTACTGTGCATTAGTAAATTTGTCTGTGAATTCGGTTCCTGTGCCATAGTCACATTGATAAAAAACAGACTGTGAGCAACAATAGTTCAGTCCGAAATAAGTCCGCATTGTAAGTACATACAATAGCACCTGAAAGAGACAACTGAGGCGAAATATTGTGCAAAAATGGGAATACAAAGTTAACTGAAAACACAGTACaccattaaaaaattaaacacatCTGTAATAACATGAAATATTTCTCTTGATGAGTACAATATCTCTCTCCcattctacacacacacaaaaaaaagaaatttatgcagAGAGAATTTCTGCTGATAAgtgtttattaatttcagaaacatATGTGCTCAACTCATTTAAGTAAAAATTTTCTTTACAGCAAATCTTCAGCTGTTCATTCGtattttccatttctttctttgtaaaaaatCACTAACCACCTTAAATTCAGTTTATAGTGTAACAGATTTTATTTGGCAGTTTTTCAATTCAAGTGAAATATCTAGCAAAAAGGCGATAGTGCTTAAAGTTAGCCACAATTTTCCTGCTAATTTTGTTTACGGACTGTCTTTTTCACTGCCCCAACTGACATGCCTTGTTGCTTCTGGTTCATCATTGACTTTTGTTTTGTCTTCTTCTGTTTCAGATGCTCTTGTTTCACTTACTGTCATTTCGATTATCCCTGTCCCACTTATTCTCATTTCACTTATTGCTGTTTCACTTCTCGCTCTTTCAGTTATCCCTGTTTCACTAATTCTTATGTCACTTACTTCTATTTCACTTAATGATTTACATGTACAAACCATTGGTGTAACACGCATTTTTGGTGGTGGCTGCTTCTTTTCTCTGCATTTGCATTTTGTCGGTATTGGCAGCCGTCGAAGCATTTCACGTAAAATTGCATGTGGAGGATACTTTGCAGCACTCTGCATGACAGATTCCATCAATGCACGTAAAGCAGCATCTGGAGCATATGTCGGAATTTTACGTACCAGTTCAAGAATCATTTCCTCTGGAACACTGTCAGAGAGCCAAAGTGTCTTTAAGAGGGAATAAATGATTGATTCTGGAATAGTGTCAATGAGTGGCAGAGACTCCAACAGTGTCCTCAGGACTTCTTCCACTGGAGTCTCTGGTAATGGAAGGGAATTGATGAGATCATACAGAACTGCAACTGCTGGATGACTTTCTGGTGGTAattcttcaactttctccacagctagtgcagcagtaaTTATTTTTGGATACATCTCTGTCACAGCTTCAACTGCTCTCCTGCATACAGGGTCTTCATCATGTTCACAGTTATATTTTAAAAACGTCTGTCGGCATTTGAAGATTATCACTTCATTAACTGTGATTTCAAGTTGGTCCCAGATATCATAAGGATCAAGCCTCACATTGTATCCTAATTCTTCCAGTTTTGCTATATAAGAAAAATGAACAGTTATTAATAGGTGTTCTAGGactataaaaaaatttgaaatgttcTACCTAGAAATTTATTATAAATTTGCTCAAGACATTGATTCTCTGTGAGGTTCCTTATCCAATCAACTATAACATACTGACACATTTTCATTGTTGGTATTTGTTGATACAGAAAATATGGGACCATTAAAGTATGGGGATCACAAATATACTCCAATTCAAAACAACATTGATAATGGCATCACAATCAGAAGCACCTTctatgtatacatctacatctatatgctgCAAacaaccatgaggtgcatggcagagggtacatcacattgtaccagttattggggtttcttcctgttacattcaTTTATGGACCATGGGAGGAATAATTGTCTGAATGCctttgtgtgtgcagtaattattctaatcttaatcctcacaatccctatgtgagcaatacatagggcattgtagtacattcctagaaagATGATTCTTGAAACCTTTTTTAACAGACATTCCAGATAATTTACTTATATCTTCAAGGATCTTCCAGTTCAGTCATGCAGTATATCTGTGATACTATCCTATAGATTAAACAGACCTGTGACCatgcgtgctgcccttctctgtatacgttcaatatcccctgtcagtcctatttggtacgtgtcccacacacttgagcagtattctaaaagcagtcacacgagtgatttgtaagcaatctcctttgcagactgattgcacttccctcttattctaccaataaattgaagtcCACCACCAACTTTACCCAAGACTGAACATAAGTGacgattccatttcatatccctacaaagtgatacacccaggaatttgtatgagttggctgattccaacagtgcccCATTAATATTATAGTTTTAGGATACTATTTTCTTTGTGCACGTAGCAAATTTTACATTttggaacatttaaagcaagttgtcaatatttgcaccactctgaaatcttatcaagatctgactgaatacttatgcagcttctttcagatagtgcttcattgcagataactgcatcatctgcaaaaagcttgatgttactattaatattgtctgtgagATCATTGATATACAACATGAGTGGCAAggattccaacacacttccctgaggcacacccaaagttacttctacatcagaCAATGACACCCCATCCTAGGTAACATGCTGCATTCCACCTACCAAAAaggcctcaatccagtcacaaattccacTTGATACTACACATTACTGTATTTTTGACAATAAgcttaggtgtggtactgagtcaaatgcttttgggaaatcaagaaatactacatctatcTGAtcaccttgatccaaagctttcagtatgttatgCAAAAAAAAAGTATGAGTTGGATTTCTCATGCTCGGATGTTTTCACAGTCAGTGCTGATTGGCGTTGAGGagttcattctgttcaagatacctcattatgtttgagctcagaatatgttctaagattctatgacAAATCAGTGTCAACGATACTGGACTgcagttttgtgggtcacttctactacccttcttgtagacagctgtgacctgtgctttttttttttgcaaaaactgGATGCAGTTATTTGTTAGAAGGATCTACAATGGATTGTAGTTACAAGGAGGTCTAACTCAGTCCAGTCTgggatctgatagggattccaccgGACCATGGAACtttattcaattttaatgatttcagctgtttctcaacactgttTACAgtaatttcactcatcttttcagtagtaTTCTTAGCGCAATAAACAGTAAGTCATGCTTTCTCTCACCTGCTACAGCTTGCATAAGTAGTTCCCTTTGGTGTACCTAGTAATAATTAGTAAAATTAATTACAAGTACAAAAACTTCGTTTCCAAGAACATTATCTGTTCAGTTTTAATAGCCAAATGTGAAAGTTCCAGTCCACAaatagaaattaattattttctgtacACTTTCTGCAGTATAGAAACCTTAACTGTCATGAACCATAGAACTTGGTGAGTTGAGGTGAGGTGAGGTAGCTTGAATGCCTTAACAATACAGATAATCACAATGAagttgcaaccacaatggagagacgAAAATAACCTATGGTTCCTGAAAAGGACAAGCAGCCGTTTTCAGTATTTGTAGAGGTAACCATATGGATGATTGGCTATTTTGGTCTTATAACATTAGCCAGTATGGTCTTCCTACGCTGGTACTGTGAAtgactgaaagcaatgggaaactacaactcTTATGTTTCCAAGAGCATGCAAATACTGTATAGTTAAAAGACTATGGCAGCTTCCTGGGTAAGATACTGTGGAGATAAAATAACTCCCTTTGGATCTCTGGGCGAGGAGTATTGAGGAGGCcgttgttatcaggaaaaacaaaattggCACTCTACTAGTTGGAGTGCGGAAAGTTAAATCGCTTAATATAATTTTCTTGATTTTGACTCATGAATACGGCAGCCTTTGCTCTTTCCTCCAGAACCTCACCTACTCCAAAAATCCACTTCATTTGCTCTTCTCAACTCAACGAGCCAGCTCCTAGATTTCAATCTCCACAAATACATCTGTTTATACAAAATGCATGCACCACCATCTGTACCTACACTTTGATAGTTGTCACCAAGCCCATCTCAATAAGTGTCTTCTGTACAGCCTTGCTACCCTTGTATGCTGCACCTGCAGTGGAAAAAAAGTAGTTGTCGAAATAAACTGGTAACCTTACAAGAGTCTTTGACAGCAATATCCTATTCAGCTTACATCcatgtgtgtacttttgctagaaacagagcaagagcttgaaagttagtgtgaatactgttttctgttacatgcTTCTAGGTGCTCCCATCAGTCCACTACAGGTATATAGTTGCTCTTCTATCATTTTTATACAGTCACTTGATTGTGTAGATATACTACATAATTTAAAAaaggaagttagatatagtgtgaattagtgaagtgaagtgaagtggcagGAAGAGCAAGACTTCAGGTCAAGTATGTAAGGaaaaagatagattgttacttaccataaagCTGACACATCAAGATACAAAGacgggcacaattaagacacttatagTTTAGTTTTGACCACAGCCTATGTCAGGAAAAGGCTGGGGCTGAAAGCTAGTGTGaaagtgccttttaattgtgcctgtctgcaacttaatgtgtcatctttacagtttcTATGAACAAAATCGTGAAAACGTTATTgtaccaagacagacatgaagtcaACATCCTCCGCAACAGTAAAAGttcatataccaactagctccgcagatgatgaagagactgaaagaaagcatcatcatcatttaagactgattatgcctttcagcgttcagtctggagcacagcccccttataaaattcctccatgatcccctattcagtgctaacattggtgcctcttctgatgttaaacctattacttcaaaatcattcttaaccgaatccaggtatcttctccttggtctgccccgactcctcctactctctactgctgaacccacgagtctcttgggtaaccttgcttctcccatacgtgtaacatgaccccaccatctaagcctgtttgccctgactgctacatctatagagttcattcccagtttttctttgatttcctcgttgtggacaccctcctgctattgttcccatctactagtacctgcaatcatcctagctactttcacatctgtaacctcaaccttgtttataaggtaacctgaatccacccagctttcactcccatacaacaaggttggtcgaaagattgaacggtacacagataacttagtcttggtactgacttccttcttgcagaagagagtagatcgtagctgagcgctcactgcgttagctttgctacacctcgcttccagttctttcactatgttgccatcctgtgagaatatgcatcctaagtacttgaaactgtccacctgttctaactttgttcctcctatttggcactcaatccgtttatatttctttcccactgacattactttcgttttggagatgctaatcttcataccacagttcttacatttctgatctagctctgaaatattactttgcaaacttcaaatcaaatctgccatcacaactaagtcatccgtgtatgcaagactgcttattttgtgtaatctcacccacccagtctattgttttcagcatatgatccataaataatatgaacaacagtggagacaggttgcagccttgtcttacccctgaaactactctgaaccatgaactcaatttaccgtcaactctaattgctgccatgtaaagacctttaattgcttgcaatagtttgcctcctattccataatctcgtagaatagacaataacttcctcctaggaacccggtcatatgccttttctagatctataaagcatagatacaattccctgttccactcataacacttctccattatttgccgtaagctaaatatctggtcctgacaacctctaagaggcctaaacccacaccatccaattggtcctcaactaatactcgcacttttctttcaacaatacctgagaagattttacccacaatgctgattaaagagatacctctgtagttgttacaatctttcctgtttccgtgtttaaagattggtgtgattactgcttttgtccagtctgatggaacctgtcccgactcccaggccatttcaattatcctgtgtagccatttaagacctgacattccactgtatttgatgagttccgacttaatttcatccaccccagctgcttcatagcatggtgagataaaagaaaagaaaagaaaaagaaaaaaattaaaatagttaaGGGTGATGAAACTTTAATTATGGTGGAGGACCGGAATTTAACAGTACAAAACGGAAGGAACCTGGACTGGCtgaaagaaatgagaggaagccacctggtagaattttgcacacagggcAAATTAATCactgctaatacttggtttaaaaataatgaaagaaggctAGTAGAGGATGTCCATTAATTATGTGAGAGATTTTCTTTAAAATAGATATCCTTGAATAACACATAGGATATTGAATCTAATTggggaaagaaaagagagagagagagagagagagagagagagagagaacacaaacAATGGGAAGtacaggatggaataataacaatacGGAAAGAataaactgctactcaccatatacaggaggtgttaagttgcaaacaggcacaacaaaaaataatagtagaaatatttaagctttcaaatAAAGTCACTCAGAAAGACAACTGTCACACATTCAGACACCAATATTACTAAAAggctagattgctactcactataaagatgacacatttCGTTGCAGACAGGTACGATGAAAAGACTGTCACATACAAGCATCTGGCCAAAGACTTCTCCAGAAAAGATAAATTCACATGAGcaaacacacctcacacacatacatgaccactaCCTCCAGCAGTTCCGGCCACATTGCAACAGAAACATGtcgaatggaagcagcaatctggaatgGTATGGAGAAAgaggagggatagcaggatacAGGAGGGCAAGAGGAATTGGTGCTGCATGGTGGAGCATGCATGTACTAAAGGTGGCAGGACATAGCTGATGAGTGCAgtgttcgggggaggggggggggggggggggggagaaaaatagGGAGCCAAAAGGAGAGGAACAGAGAAGAGTAAGAGGTGGATGGATGTGCCAGCAGACAGCAGCGCACGATAATGGTGAAAAGAGGTAAATTGTGAGGTGGTGACAGGGCAAAGGGTATGGAAACTattgtaactattatgttatttgagatacttgcgtgaacaacatactgttggaaagagcaaactctcatgTTTTACACGGTTCCAGCTAGGTAGCAGTaatgtgcacccacttcagttatAGTACAAATGGTTTCGAGACAACAAAAAGTGTTTCGTGTTCTATGTTTcgtgcagtgcgggtcagtaataaatgttcagcatgactttcgtactaggtatggtgtggatcctcctacagcacaaagCATTAGATGGTGGCATAAACAACTCCGACaaacagattgtttgtgtaaaggcaaatcgccaggcTGCCCCTGAGTGTCCAACACAGACATCAGTTGCATCTGCCATAGTTCCACAGAAATCTGTTCGCTGTGCAGCCCGACAGCTCATCATGCCCCTGATTTCCATTGGTGTGTGTTGCATCGACGCTTACACAAGAAGCCATACAAaactcagctactgcaagctctttgtgaatttttaaatcagaggattactgaacgatggatcgcacTTGACCAGATGATTCAGCCTAACATTATTAGCCTCCAAGGTCACTAGacctgactatatgtgattatttaTTGTGGGGCATTATAAAAGATTGCCTCCACtatcaacaacaatgaatgaactgagacattgttCAACACATTTCTGTTGCATTCTGGCCACATTGGCCAGaggtagcagtcatgtgtgcatgaggtgtgtttgcttgtgtgaatgtgtgtgtgtttctcttttctgaagaaggctttggccaaaaggttATACTTACCAATCTCTTCATTGTACCTGTcttcaactcaatgtgtcatctttacagtgagtagcggcaatctatccttttcataatattttgataTTCCAATACGGACTTTACATTCATGcaacaactcacacacatgtggCTACTGTCTCCTGGCACTAAGGACTAAGTGTGGCTGCATCTGACATGAACAGCAATCAGCTGTGGTTAGTGGTGAGGATAAGGAGGCAGCACATGGTGTAAAAGGAGAGCAATGGCTGGAGTGGGAGATGATGCTAATACTACCTGTGGGAGCATGAAGGACATTTGGACAGGAGCAGgaagggggaaaagggggggggggggggagtagagaaGAGAATAGGACTTGAAGGTGCAATGGTGGGACAGGAAGCATGTGTACTATAGTGGGAGGAGGGAAGAGGATGGACAGGTAGAGAATAGGGACCAATGAAGGTCAAGGCCAGGGGGGTTATGGGAACGAAGGTTATGCTGTAGGCAGAGTTCCGACATATGGAGTTCAGAAAATGTGTTGTTGGCTTGGAGAATCCAGATGATGCAGGCTGTGAGGCAATCATTTAAGTGAAGTACATCATGTTAAATGTCTCATTCAACAACTGAGTggcccagctgtctcttggccatagtttggcagTGGGCATTCATGCAGACACACAGATTTCTAGTAGTCATGGCCACATAGAATGTGGCAAAGTGGTTGCAGCGaggtttgtagatcacatggctacTTTCACTGATGGTTCGGCCTTTGATAGGGTAGGAGACACCAGTGACAGGAATGAAGTAGGTGGAAGTGAGAGGACATATGGGACAAGTTTGCATCTGTGTCTATCACACAGATATGAGCCACGAGGCAAGTGGTTGGAAGCAGGGATGGAATAAGGATGAACAAGGATACTGCATAGGTTGGGTGGGTGACATACTCCCTCCCACAGTGGTTGaagcctggtagtcaagggaaggcaggattcggttacgattgtggactgggccgtaatcagttatgactggttgccttttacagttacatactatttatttaaaattggtagttccagactcaacaataaataaaaataccacacattattaatgaaggaataaacaagcgtaaataacagtgttttcagtgagctacaatttagcaaatcaccattaaataaagatacaacagataatgttttaagagcaagccactgtgatctgggcagaaggccttacacaccaggaatggcaataaactaaaaattgtttaaaactcgctgcaacttataaATTACAGGTATCGAAATATAAAAGGTaagtcaccacaaacacagcaCAAGACTTCAGATTCCAGGAATAGCAGTAAATAAGGCTTTAAGGCTTATGGCTAAaacacaaataccaaattagaattttaaagcaaatgaccacaatcacggctgaa is a window of Schistocerca gregaria isolate iqSchGreg1 chromosome 8, iqSchGreg1.2, whole genome shotgun sequence DNA encoding:
- the LOC126284406 gene encoding uncharacterized protein LOC126284406, with amino-acid sequence MEERMRSRLDKPVTLHFGPYWAWGTMKHRMQRLYGLITKLEELGYNVRLDPYDIWDQLEITVNEVIIFKCRQTFLKYNCEHDEDPVCRRAVEAVTEMYPKIITAALAVEKVEELPPESHPAVAVLYDLINSLPLPETPVEEVLRTLLESLPLIDTIPESIIYSLLKTLWLSDSVPEEMILELVRKIPTYAPDAALRALMESVMQSAAKYPPHAILREMLRRLPIPTKCKCREKKQPPPKMRVTPMVCTCKSLSEIEVSDIRISETGITERARSETAISEMRISGTGIIEMTVSETRASETEEDKTKVNDEPEATRHVSWGSEKDSP